Within Anthonomus grandis grandis chromosome 19, icAntGran1.3, whole genome shotgun sequence, the genomic segment CGTCGCTGATCCGCGCCTTCATCAGCTCGTCCTGCATCTTACTCTCGAGGTCAGCGTACCGACGCTGCTCCTCCAGGAGGCGAGCGGCCGCCTCCCGATCACGCAGCTCCGCCTCCTCCAAAGCCTCCCGCTGCTTCTTGATCTCTTCATCTTGGCGACGCAGCTGGTTGGTGCCCACCTGCACCTGCGTCTCCAATTCCATCACCTAAACGGTTACTTATAACAGATTTGTCAACTGACGTGGGTCCAATGCTTACTTTGAGCCTCAACTCTTTGACCTCGATCAGAGTCTCCGTCTCCCTGATCCTCGTTTCCATCAGCTCCTCCTCGAGCTTCTGGATCTCGTTGTTGCGGTTGCCGAATAGGATTTTCTTCGGGGTGCTCAGGGGGTCGTTTAGGGTCGCTGTCTCTTGCTTCGCCTTATGTTCCTATAAACATCATCGAATAACTCTCAAGCCGAGCGagttttaaaaagcaaaaaggCACCTGCACATGTTTCTGGAACTGCCTGCTCAGTTCGGCCACCCTCTCCCTGATATCCTTCAGGTACATGTTGGCTTCTGCCTCGCGCATCTTAACAGCGATCAGTTCTTCTTGCATGTGGGCCACGCTGTTCTCCGGAGTGGTTTCCCTCAGAGTCTTCTTGTCCTCCTCCAACTCGTGTATCCTGGAGCGAAGATCGCGTATGAGGGCGTCGTTCTCCGCCTCCCGGAGTCTCACTTTGACCAGCTGCTCCTGGAGGCACTCGATCATCTCCTCCCGCTGTTGCAGCTGCTCCTCCTTCATGGTGATCTCGTCTATAGAGGATTGCCTCGAGGAGTCCTGAAATCGTGTTGAGGTTAATGGAGGTTTttcggggggggggggggggttgGTATTTGGGTACGTTTTGCTCCATCATAAGGGACAGCGAACGGATTTTTTCTTTGGCCAGGGCCAGTTGGTGCTCGGTGTCCAGGTGGGTGATCTTTAGGGCCTCCAGCTCCCGTTGCACTATCCAAGTGGTCTCCTCCTCCTCGGCCCTGCATAGTTGCCCCTTGACCAATTTGTCTGCCAGATTCTTGTTCTCGTCCTCGAGCATGTCCGCTTTGTTCTTAAGTCGTTTCACTTCGGCACGTAATCGCTGTAACGCTTAAAAGTTAATATGATAAAGGGGGAGATAAATATGAGGCACCTTTAGTTCGGCTGACTCCTCTTTTTCCTTGTTTTTGAGGATCTGATAGTCTTTTTCCAACTTTTTCATCTTCTTCGCGTTGTATTTGACCACGTAGGCGGTCTGCAGGAGGGTCTCCGGGTCGTTGTCCGCCTTGGCGGGCAGTTCCTTTTGAAAATACTAAAAGCTGACATGTAATCGGGAACTGCCGAACTCTTGGGACTTACCTTCAACATCCCCTCCATGTCCAGGCTCATTAAGTCATCCTTGCCCAGCATCAGCATCGCCAAGGCCACCTTAAATATGATTTCCATACCCTCTGAGAGGAAAACGTCCATAATGCGACTCGCGAGCGGTAAACTGAGGGCGGTGGTAAACAACGTGAGGAACCAACTGGACGCGTACATGGTCGTCTGGAAGTTCTGGCTCTGAAAGTGCTGATTGAGGTCGGGCAGCAACTCCATTACTAAGTTTTCCAGTTGGAACATGCATAAGCCCAATTCGGACATGCTCGGCTTGAACATGTCCCGCATTCGGTAGTCCTGCATGATCTTTACCAGGACGGCGAAGGCTTCCTCTTCGGGCATCTGGAATAAGAGGAGGAGGGGTCAGTAGAATGTTAGTTGTGTACAAAGTATGCAAATGTGACTTGCAACTCGATGGAAATATGAAAAAGGAGAAGAGGAAGAATGATATCGTTagcccaggcagttgaaacttcgTTCTTTCGATCCCATGGACCTGCACAAGCTCAAATTGcttgaaatgttttaattttcaactgcctggaaacaATTAATGATGATCTAAGCCAATGGACTCACAGCCTGgaaggaaatataaaaaataagaagaggAAGAGTgatttaattcttccaggcacttgaaactGCGTTCTTTCGATCCCATGAACCTCTACAAGCTCAAATTGcttgaaatgttttaattttcaactgcctggaagaaacaa encodes:
- the LOC126747499 gene encoding ecotropic viral integration site 5 ortholog isoform X4, with translation MPPEAMRPESISDSLPPSPPPKQAAALCSDNNNTVPAHELELLAKLEAANRLIEADSKSLGSLSGASGHSRKGSDTSQVSLTSGTSSIADRPDEGDELWAKWGYLVNNWTEQWKKNNSQVRDYVRRGVPVHFRAIAWQLLCGASEGDKKLYAEYIKTKSPCEKVIRRDIARTYPEHDFFKEKDGPGQESLFNVIKAYSLHDREVGYCQGSGFIVGLLLMQPQQKEGLTMPEEEAFAVLVKIMQDYRMRDMFKPSMSELGLCMFQLENLVMELLPDLNQHFQSQNFQTTMYASSWFLTLFTTALSLPLASRIMDVFLSEGMEIIFKVALAMLMLGKDDLMSLDMEGMLKYFQKELPAKADNDPETLLQTAYVVKYNAKKMKKLEKDYQILKNKEKEESAELKRLRAEVKRLKNKADMLEDENKNLADKLVKGQLCRAEEEETTWIVQRELEALKITHLDTEHQLALAKEKIRSLSLMMEQNDSSRQSSIDEITMKEEQLQQREEMIECLQEQLVKVRLREAENDALIRDLRSRIHELEEDKKTLRETTPENSVAHMQEELIAVKMREAEANMYLKDIRERVAELSRQFQKHVQEHKAKQETATLNDPLSTPKKILFGNRNNEIQKLEEELMETRIRETETLIEVKELRLKVMELETQVQVGTNQLRRQDEEIKKQREALEEAELRDREAAARLLEEQRRYADLESKMQDELMKARISDAEKTQAIAELTQKNSQLELRSQEIATEGELRIHSVDDSERVRELQDKVADLQAEVMKLHRRGGPLLSSSALSIDSTTTDDDSRMDEPSLRLTITPVSPTEPPKRSFGDLGDEVKKVSV
- the LOC126747499 gene encoding ecotropic viral integration site 5 ortholog isoform X6, producing the protein MVLQKIVSTRYWYSRRDRKRNTPSSEAGAPDGRPQAAMPPEAMRPESISDSLPPSPPPKQAAALCSDNNNTVPAHELELLAKLEAANRLIEADSKSLGSLSGASGHSRKGSDTSQVSLTSGTSSIADRPDEGDELWAKWGYLVNNWTEQWKKNNSQVRDYVRRGVPVHFRAIAWQLLCGASEGDKKLYAEYIKTKSPCEKVIRRDIARTYPEHDFFKEKDGPGQESLFNVIKAYSLHDREVGYCQGSGFIVGLLLMQMPEEEAFAVLVKIMQDYRMRDMFKPSMSELGLCMFQLENLVMELLPDLNQHFQSQNFQTTMYASSWFLTLFTTALSLPLASRIMDVFLSEGMEIIFKVALAMLMLGKDDLMSLDMEGMLKYFQKELPAKADNDPETLLQTAYVVKYNAKKMKKLEKDYQILKNKEKEESAELKRLRAEVKRLKNKADMLEDENKNLADKLVKGQLCRAEEEETTWIVQRELEALKITHLDTEHQLALAKEKIRSLSLMMEQNDSSRQSSIDEITMKEEQLQQREEMIECLQEQLVKVRLREAENDALIRDLRSRIHELEEDKKTLRETTPENSVAHMQEELIAVKMREAEANMYLKDIRERVAELSRQFQKHVQEHKAKQETATLNDPLSTPKKILFGNRNNEIQKLEEELMETRIRETETLIEVKELRLKVMELETQVQVGTNQLRRQDEEIKKQREALEEAELRDREAAARLLEEQRRYADLESKMQDELMKARISDAEKTQAIAELTQKNSQLELRSQEIATEGELRIHSVDDSERVRELQDKVADLQAEFPTPITSPEIEPWKWLG
- the LOC126747499 gene encoding ecotropic viral integration site 5 ortholog isoform X2: MHEWLSTDIHDINNTPSSEAGAPDGRPQAAMPPEAMRPESISDSLPPSPPPKQAAALCSDNNNTVPAHELELLAKLEAANRLIEADSKSLGSLSGASGHSRKGSDTSQVSLTSGTSSIADRPDEGDELWAKWGYLVNNWTEQWKKNNSQVRDYVRRGVPVHFRAIAWQLLCGASEGDKKLYAEYIKTKSPCEKVIRRDIARTYPEHDFFKEKDGPGQESLFNVIKAYSLHDREVGYCQGSGFIVGLLLMQPQQKEGLTMPEEEAFAVLVKIMQDYRMRDMFKPSMSELGLCMFQLENLVMELLPDLNQHFQSQNFQTTMYASSWFLTLFTTALSLPLASRIMDVFLSEGMEIIFKVALAMLMLGKDDLMSLDMEGMLKYFQKELPAKADNDPETLLQTAYVVKYNAKKMKKLEKDYQILKNKEKEESAELKRLRAEVKRLKNKADMLEDENKNLADKLVKGQLCRAEEEETTWIVQRELEALKITHLDTEHQLALAKEKIRSLSLMMEQNDSSRQSSIDEITMKEEQLQQREEMIECLQEQLVKVRLREAENDALIRDLRSRIHELEEDKKTLRETTPENSVAHMQEELIAVKMREAEANMYLKDIRERVAELSRQFQKHVQEHKAKQETATLNDPLSTPKKILFGNRNNEIQKLEEELMETRIRETETLIEVKELRLKVMELETQVQVGTNQLRRQDEEIKKQREALEEAELRDREAAARLLEEQRRYADLESKMQDELMKARISDAEKTQAIAELTQKNSQLELRSQEIATEGELRIHSVDDSERVRELQDKVADLQAEVMKLHRRGGPLLSSSALSIDSTTTDDDSRMDEPSLRLTITPVSPTEPPKRSFGDLGDEVKKVSV
- the LOC126747499 gene encoding ecotropic viral integration site 5 ortholog isoform X7, whose translation is MLMQLGTSSIADRPDEGDELWAKWGYLVNNWTEQWKKNNSQVRDYVRRGVPVHFRAIAWQLLCGASEGDKKLYAEYIKTKSPCEKVIRRDIARTYPEHDFFKEKDGPGQESLFNVIKAYSLHDREVGYCQGSGFIVGLLLMQPQQKEGLTMPEEEAFAVLVKIMQDYRMRDMFKPSMSELGLCMFQLENLVMELLPDLNQHFQSQNFQTTMYASSWFLTLFTTALSLPLASRIMDVFLSEGMEIIFKVALAMLMLGKDDLMSLDMEGMLKYFQKELPAKADNDPETLLQTAYVVKYNAKKMKKLEKDYQILKNKEKEESAELKRLRAEVKRLKNKADMLEDENKNLADKLVKGQLCRAEEEETTWIVQRELEALKITHLDTEHQLALAKEKIRSLSLMMEQNDSSRQSSIDEITMKEEQLQQREEMIECLQEQLVKVRLREAENDALIRDLRSRIHELEEDKKTLRETTPENSVAHMQEELIAVKMREAEANMYLKDIRERVAELSRQFQKHVQEHKAKQETATLNDPLSTPKKILFGNRNNEIQKLEEELMETRIRETETLIEVKELRLKVMELETQVQVGTNQLRRQDEEIKKQREALEEAELRDREAAARLLEEQRRYADLESKMQDELMKARISDAEKTQAIAELTQKNSQLELRSQEIATEGELRIHSVDDSERVRELQDKVADLQAEVMKLHRRGGPLLSSSALSIDSTTTDDDSRMDEPSLRLTITPVSPTEPPKRSFGDLGDEVKKVSV
- the LOC126747499 gene encoding ecotropic viral integration site 5 ortholog isoform X5 — encoded protein: MVLQKIVSTRYWYSRRDRKRNTPSSEAGAPDGRPQAAMPPEAMRPESISDSLPPSPPPKQAAALCSDNNNTVPAHELELLAKLEAANRLIEADSKSLGSLSGASGHSRKGSDTSQVSLTSGTSSIADRPDEGDELWAKWGYLVNNWTEQWKKNNSQVRDYVRRGVPVHFRAIAWQLLCGASEGDKKLYAEYIKTKSPCEKVIRRDIARTYPEHDFFKEKDGPGQESLFNVIKAYSLHDREVGYCQGSGFIVGLLLMQPQQKEGLTMPEEEAFAVLVKIMQDYRMRDMFKPSMSELGLCMFQLENLVMELLPDLNQHFQSQNFQTTMYASSWFLTLFTTALSLPLASRIMDVFLSEGMEIIFKVALAMLMLGKDDLMSLDMEGMLKYFQKELPAKADNDPETLLQTAYVVKYNAKKMKKLEKDYQILKNKEKEESAELKRLRAEVKRLKNKADMLEDENKNLADKLVKGQLCRAEEEETTWIVQRELEALKITHLDTEHQLALAKEKIRSLSLMMEQNDSSRQSSIDEITMKEEQLQQREEMIECLQEQLVKVRLREAENDALIRDLRSRIHELEEDKKTLRETTPENSVAHMQEELIAVKMREAEANMYLKDIRERVAELSRQFQKHVQEHKAKQETATLNDPLSTPKKILFGNRNNEIQKLEEELMETRIRETETLIEVKELRLKVMELETQVQVGTNQLRRQDEEIKKQREALEEAELRDREAAARLLEEQRRYADLESKMQDELMKARISDAEKTQAIAELTQKNSQLELRSQEIATEGELRIHSVDDSERVRELQDKVADLQAEFPTPITSPEIEPWKWLG
- the LOC126747499 gene encoding ecotropic viral integration site 5 ortholog isoform X3, which gives rise to MVLQKIVSTRYWYSRRDRKRNTPSSEAGAPDGRPQAAMPPEAMRPESISDSLPPSPPPKQAAALCSDNNNTVPAHELELLAKLEAANRLIEADSKSLGSLSGASGHSRKGSDTSQVSLTSGTSSIADRPDEGDELWAKWGYLVNNWTEQWKKNNSQVRDYVRRGVPVHFRAIAWQLLCGASEGDKKLYAEYIKTKSPCEKVIRRDIARTYPEHDFFKEKDGPGQESLFNVIKAYSLHDREVGYCQGSGFIVGLLLMQMPEEEAFAVLVKIMQDYRMRDMFKPSMSELGLCMFQLENLVMELLPDLNQHFQSQNFQTTMYASSWFLTLFTTALSLPLASRIMDVFLSEGMEIIFKVALAMLMLGKDDLMSLDMEGMLKYFQKELPAKADNDPETLLQTAYVVKYNAKKMKKLEKDYQILKNKEKEESAELKRLRAEVKRLKNKADMLEDENKNLADKLVKGQLCRAEEEETTWIVQRELEALKITHLDTEHQLALAKEKIRSLSLMMEQNDSSRQSSIDEITMKEEQLQQREEMIECLQEQLVKVRLREAENDALIRDLRSRIHELEEDKKTLRETTPENSVAHMQEELIAVKMREAEANMYLKDIRERVAELSRQFQKHVQEHKAKQETATLNDPLSTPKKILFGNRNNEIQKLEEELMETRIRETETLIEVKELRLKVMELETQVQVGTNQLRRQDEEIKKQREALEEAELRDREAAARLLEEQRRYADLESKMQDELMKARISDAEKTQAIAELTQKNSQLELRSQEIATEGELRIHSVDDSERVRELQDKVADLQAEVMKLHRRGGPLLSSSALSIDSTTTDDDSRMDEPSLRLTITPVSPTEPPKRSFGDLGDEVKKVSV
- the LOC126747499 gene encoding ecotropic viral integration site 5 ortholog isoform X1, which gives rise to MVLQKIVSTRYWYSRRDRKRNTPSSEAGAPDGRPQAAMPPEAMRPESISDSLPPSPPPKQAAALCSDNNNTVPAHELELLAKLEAANRLIEADSKSLGSLSGASGHSRKGSDTSQVSLTSGTSSIADRPDEGDELWAKWGYLVNNWTEQWKKNNSQVRDYVRRGVPVHFRAIAWQLLCGASEGDKKLYAEYIKTKSPCEKVIRRDIARTYPEHDFFKEKDGPGQESLFNVIKAYSLHDREVGYCQGSGFIVGLLLMQPQQKEGLTMPEEEAFAVLVKIMQDYRMRDMFKPSMSELGLCMFQLENLVMELLPDLNQHFQSQNFQTTMYASSWFLTLFTTALSLPLASRIMDVFLSEGMEIIFKVALAMLMLGKDDLMSLDMEGMLKYFQKELPAKADNDPETLLQTAYVVKYNAKKMKKLEKDYQILKNKEKEESAELKRLRAEVKRLKNKADMLEDENKNLADKLVKGQLCRAEEEETTWIVQRELEALKITHLDTEHQLALAKEKIRSLSLMMEQNDSSRQSSIDEITMKEEQLQQREEMIECLQEQLVKVRLREAENDALIRDLRSRIHELEEDKKTLRETTPENSVAHMQEELIAVKMREAEANMYLKDIRERVAELSRQFQKHVQEHKAKQETATLNDPLSTPKKILFGNRNNEIQKLEEELMETRIRETETLIEVKELRLKVMELETQVQVGTNQLRRQDEEIKKQREALEEAELRDREAAARLLEEQRRYADLESKMQDELMKARISDAEKTQAIAELTQKNSQLELRSQEIATEGELRIHSVDDSERVRELQDKVADLQAEVMKLHRRGGPLLSSSALSIDSTTTDDDSRMDEPSLRLTITPVSPTEPPKRSFGDLGDEVKKVSV